The following are from one region of the Pseudodesulfovibrio piezophilus C1TLV30 genome:
- a CDS encoding murein hydrolase activator EnvC family protein: MKNIYLPFALFLFLLPFTSHAMETGETLHKTLLQENKKADDKEVRVKELTRQAGKISLQLSSIEHGIRSLSSKISSQERILRQIRQNEKKARSDHFILEAEKAQIKTELSSLMKYLWPIHLQNIRARFEGVQSWDMFDRRFNWLACVYGATQEKMDEAQLNSDKISNNLERQQLLEKEAETQLSQINKNKDNLLKNKYILRKNLSKTRRKKQTIESELNEILATIEELKYQLQSQKNKKFTLYKRALPWPVHGHLLSSFNLQSKPPRRGLTLGTTADTKVQSVFWGKVVHNDTLRGFGHVVIVYHGYDYYSLYAYLSKTYVRNGQEVEKDEPLGVVGYSPKVGGPGLYFELRFHQKPINPKLWLTALR; this comes from the coding sequence ATGAAAAATATTTATTTGCCATTTGCTCTTTTCTTGTTTTTATTACCATTCACTTCCCATGCTATGGAGACAGGAGAAACGCTTCATAAAACACTCCTGCAAGAAAACAAAAAAGCTGATGACAAAGAAGTGAGAGTCAAGGAACTTACTCGCCAAGCCGGCAAAATATCTTTACAGCTTAGTAGTATAGAGCATGGTATAAGAAGCTTGAGCAGCAAAATATCCTCACAAGAGAGAATCCTGAGACAAATTCGACAAAATGAAAAAAAAGCACGAAGTGATCATTTTATCCTAGAGGCAGAAAAGGCTCAAATAAAAACTGAATTATCCAGTCTAATGAAGTATTTATGGCCCATACATCTTCAAAATATTCGTGCTCGTTTCGAAGGAGTGCAAAGTTGGGATATGTTTGATCGCCGTTTTAACTGGTTGGCATGTGTGTATGGAGCAACTCAGGAAAAAATGGATGAAGCCCAACTGAATTCAGATAAGATCAGCAATAACCTTGAACGACAACAACTTCTTGAAAAAGAAGCCGAAACCCAATTATCTCAGATAAATAAAAATAAAGACAACCTACTGAAGAACAAGTATATTCTTCGAAAGAATTTAAGCAAGACGCGTCGAAAAAAACAAACTATTGAGTCTGAACTCAATGAGATACTCGCAACGATAGAAGAATTAAAGTACCAACTTCAATCACAAAAAAATAAGAAATTCACGCTCTACAAAAGAGCACTTCCATGGCCCGTTCACGGACATTTACTCAGTTCCTTTAATCTTCAATCCAAGCCACCAAGAAGAGGGCTGACGCTCGGCACAACAGCCGATACAAAAGTTCAATCTGTTTTTTGGGGCAAAGTTGTTCATAATGATACGTTACGAGGTTTTGGCCATGTTGTAATCGTGTATCATGGATATGACTATTACAGTCTCTATGCATATTTATCAAAGACATATGTACGAAACGGCCAGGAAGTCGAAAAAGATGAACCTCTCGGGGTTGTAGGCTATTCACCAAAGGTTGGTGGTCCTGGACTATATTTTGAATTGCGTTTTCATCAAAAACCAATTAACCCGAAGCTTTGGTTGACTGCCCTTCGCTAA
- a CDS encoding S41 family peptidase, which produces MRITLWLITFLLLFTLTVSPVQTQAATDGHFEALKRFSQVLDMVESYYVKPISRKELIDNSIKGMIEQLDPHSSYLTPEDYKGMQEDTAGKFSGIGIEISLDQGRIIVVTPIEDTPADKAGLLAGDIILEIEGESTQDMTLLDAVKRIRGDKGTIVHLLILHKDSNHPEDVAIVRGTIPIISVKTQSLEDGYLYLRLTGFKESTTKNMRQEIVEYQKKHTLKGIVLDLRNNPGGLLGQAVSVADTFIDEGTIVYIQGKDAKNRKDFFAARNSDDVRVPLVTIINAGSASASEIVAGALQDHKRGLIVGERSFGKGSVQTIIPMADGTGIKLTTALYYTPAGRSIQARGIDPDLRIPFIAPVKDDEKAMRDRLTIREKDLNRHLENGNKTKPHSDKDAEQAHDRLARDNQLRMALELVKSLPKFKALK; this is translated from the coding sequence ATGCGAATTACGCTCTGGCTGATCACTTTTCTCTTGCTGTTCACTTTGACTGTTTCCCCTGTTCAAACTCAGGCGGCAACTGATGGTCATTTTGAGGCGCTTAAGCGTTTTTCGCAGGTGCTTGACATGGTTGAGAGCTACTATGTCAAACCGATTTCCCGGAAAGAGCTTATTGACAATTCAATAAAAGGAATGATTGAGCAACTTGATCCCCACTCATCTTACCTGACGCCTGAGGATTATAAGGGGATGCAGGAAGATACTGCTGGAAAATTTTCCGGTATTGGTATCGAGATCAGTCTTGATCAAGGCCGTATAATTGTCGTCACACCCATTGAAGATACTCCCGCTGATAAAGCCGGTCTTCTTGCAGGTGATATTATCCTTGAAATAGAAGGAGAGTCGACACAAGACATGACATTGCTTGATGCAGTCAAGAGAATCCGTGGAGACAAGGGAACAATCGTTCATCTGCTGATCTTACATAAGGATTCAAATCACCCTGAAGATGTTGCCATTGTTCGAGGCACCATTCCTATTATCAGCGTAAAAACTCAATCCCTTGAAGACGGCTATCTCTATTTACGCCTCACTGGATTCAAAGAGTCCACAACAAAAAATATGCGTCAAGAAATTGTTGAGTATCAAAAAAAACATACCCTGAAAGGGATTGTCCTCGATTTACGGAATAACCCTGGAGGGTTACTTGGACAAGCCGTTTCCGTTGCCGATACTTTTATCGATGAAGGCACGATCGTATATATTCAGGGAAAAGATGCAAAGAATCGAAAAGATTTCTTTGCTGCACGAAATTCGGATGATGTGCGCGTCCCTCTGGTGACGATCATTAATGCAGGTTCGGCCTCAGCTTCGGAAATCGTAGCAGGAGCCTTGCAGGATCATAAACGTGGGCTGATTGTTGGTGAACGATCTTTTGGTAAAGGGTCGGTACAAACAATCATTCCAATGGCTGACGGCACAGGAATCAAATTGACCACGGCACTTTATTACACTCCTGCTGGACGTTCTATTCAGGCTCGTGGAATTGACCCCGATTTGAGAATACCATTTATTGCCCCAGTTAAAGATGACGAGAAAGCGATGCGGGACCGTCTGACGATCAGAGAAAAAGATTTGAATAGACACCTCGAAAATGGCAATAAAACCAAACCTCATTCTGACAAAGATGCTGAACAGGCCCACGACAGACTCGCAAGGGATAACCAATTAAGAATGGCGTTGGAACTTGTAAAAAGTCTTCCTAAATTCAAAGCGTTAAAATAA
- a CDS encoding divergent polysaccharide deacetylase family protein, which produces MEEHSQEETKNEQTGLKKLLRKLYQPGPLILLFIAAFGALVMLAVHILTQTPPPPPVVMTPQPYTQRVYEEESSFTLEDQVKVVDLGIIKTMQSMKIAMSQLDLLSVEIHKREGENFHYQVLQLPSPPEYSLFLKTLRGYLQQQAPNANITLTNDQELVITIEGLPTHKLLFEKKPVPLSRQSESLGPKMVIVIDDIGENMKVLHGLVALDFPITLAVWPHASFTRQAVKLIRETQHDLIIHFPMEPMGYPKYNPGEDALFVTMSASEIRAQIALNLSQIPEAIGVNNHMGSRFTSDKKGMKIALSEFKQKGLFFLDSLTTSQSVAKSIASEVGIPFYERDVFIDNIKNIDAIIHQLKKAEKVTLKQGHSIVIGHPYPQTLAALQKWSKGRNKMIQLISLSQLPPQ; this is translated from the coding sequence ATGGAAGAACACTCCCAGGAAGAGACAAAAAATGAACAGACCGGGCTGAAGAAGCTTTTGAGGAAGCTCTATCAGCCCGGTCCTCTCATATTGCTGTTTATTGCTGCATTTGGCGCATTAGTAATGCTCGCTGTTCATATTTTGACCCAAACTCCGCCTCCTCCACCGGTGGTTATGACGCCACAACCGTACACTCAACGGGTGTATGAAGAGGAGAGTTCTTTCACGTTGGAAGATCAGGTCAAAGTTGTAGATTTAGGCATCATCAAGACAATGCAATCCATGAAAATTGCGATGTCTCAGTTGGATCTTCTCAGTGTTGAGATACACAAGCGTGAGGGGGAAAATTTCCATTACCAAGTGTTACAACTTCCTTCTCCCCCAGAATACTCTCTCTTTCTCAAGACATTGAGAGGTTACCTGCAACAGCAAGCCCCAAATGCAAATATAACTCTTACCAATGATCAAGAGTTGGTGATTACCATTGAAGGGCTTCCTACTCATAAACTTTTATTTGAAAAAAAACCTGTCCCTCTTTCTCGCCAATCGGAAAGCCTTGGCCCTAAAATGGTTATCGTTATTGATGATATAGGTGAGAACATGAAAGTTTTACATGGGTTGGTGGCTCTCGATTTCCCGATCACCTTGGCAGTTTGGCCGCATGCATCGTTCACACGTCAAGCAGTGAAACTCATTCGTGAAACCCAACATGATCTCATTATTCATTTTCCGATGGAACCCATGGGGTATCCCAAGTACAACCCTGGCGAAGATGCCCTTTTTGTTACGATGAGTGCCAGTGAAATTCGCGCTCAAATAGCCCTTAATCTTTCTCAAATCCCAGAAGCTATCGGTGTCAATAACCACATGGGGTCGCGCTTCACTTCTGACAAAAAAGGCATGAAAATAGCGTTATCCGAATTTAAACAAAAAGGTCTTTTTTTTCTCGATAGCCTGACGACGTCTCAAAGTGTCGCAAAATCAATTGCTTCTGAAGTTGGTATACCTTTCTATGAGCGCGATGTTTTTATTGATAACATTAAAAATATTGATGCGATTATCCATCAGCTTAAAAAAGCTGAAAAAGTGACACTTAAGCAGGGGCACTCCATTGTGATTGGGCATCCGTATCCGCAAACTCTTGCCGCACTCCAAAAATGGAGCAAGGGCAGAAATAAAATGATTCAACTTATATCGTTGTCACAACTACCACCACAATAA
- the fliM gene encoding flagellar motor switch protein FliM, translating to MSKILEQDEVDALLRGLSGGDVETETEIPEDDSGVVAFDLANQDRIIRGRMPVLEIVNDRFARLCTNALANTMRKRVDINPISIDMSKFGDFMRSLPVPTSISIFKMDPLRGNALLVVDSRLVFALVENFFGGAGSQPKVEGRDFTPIEQAIVERVVKIALSNMEESWKPVHEVHVELVRTEVNPQFAAIVPPSDVVIVVTFEVELENAIGSLIVCLPYATMEPIRSKLHASFQSERLEVDHVWINRFKERLMETPVEMVVRMGRTTISGRQLLYLQEGDIILLDTDEDELLEAEVEGVRKFHGLPGRVKGNKSFQVIKEEEIRF from the coding sequence ATGAGCAAAATCCTCGAACAAGATGAAGTTGATGCCCTGCTCCGAGGACTTTCAGGCGGGGATGTCGAGACAGAGACTGAAATACCAGAAGATGATTCTGGTGTGGTTGCTTTTGACCTTGCAAATCAGGACAGGATTATACGAGGTCGTATGCCTGTCTTGGAGATCGTTAATGACCGTTTTGCACGGCTCTGCACAAATGCCCTCGCAAATACCATGCGCAAACGTGTCGATATCAATCCAATTTCTATTGATATGTCAAAGTTTGGCGACTTTATGCGCTCACTTCCGGTACCAACATCTATATCCATTTTTAAAATGGACCCCTTACGCGGAAATGCTCTACTGGTAGTGGATTCGCGTTTGGTCTTTGCTCTTGTTGAAAACTTTTTCGGCGGTGCAGGGAGCCAACCGAAGGTAGAAGGACGAGATTTTACTCCCATTGAGCAAGCTATTGTTGAACGTGTCGTTAAAATCGCTTTGTCCAATATGGAAGAATCGTGGAAACCTGTTCACGAAGTGCATGTCGAGTTAGTTCGTACGGAAGTAAATCCACAATTTGCAGCGATAGTCCCTCCGTCGGATGTTGTTATTGTAGTTACCTTCGAAGTGGAACTTGAAAATGCCATCGGCTCGCTTATTGTTTGCCTCCCCTATGCAACAATGGAACCTATCAGATCAAAATTGCATGCCTCATTCCAGTCTGAGCGCTTGGAAGTTGATCATGTTTGGATAAATCGTTTTAAAGAACGGCTTATGGAAACCCCTGTAGAGATGGTTGTACGCATGGGAAGGACTACTATTAGCGGACGCCAACTTCTTTACTTGCAGGAAGGGGATATTATTCTTCTTGATACTGACGAAGATGAATTACTTGAGGCAGAAGTCGAAGGAGTTCGTAAATTTCATGGACTGCCGGGTAGAGTTAAAGGCAACAAATCCTTTCAAGTTATCAAGGAAGAAGAAATCCGTTTTTAG
- a CDS encoding ABC transporter substrate-binding protein, translating to MRKIILITLAILMFASSAFAGKNYTISITQIVEHPSLDAMRNGFLDRLKEKGVDVTANVHIAQGNAATNVQIVSQMRGENPDLILAIATPGAQAAAQKIKDCPILFTGVTDPVSAGLVHDLKNTHGRNITGMSDFSPMDKHVALIKEVVPSAQSVGVIYNAGEPNSVALVQKLREEILKSHLKLEEATIANSSGVYQAAKSLVGKTDVIYIPTDNTAISALESAIKVCRQNKLPLIVGDVDSVERGAIAAVAVDYYKMGLQTGDMAYKILVEGIQPADMPIEFLNDLNLHINKTAAASMGITLPDDLIKRASKVIQ from the coding sequence ATGAGAAAAATCATTTTGATCACGTTGGCTATACTTATGTTTGCTTCAAGTGCATTCGCAGGTAAAAATTATACCATATCCATTACTCAAATTGTTGAGCACCCGTCCCTGGATGCCATGCGCAATGGTTTTCTTGACCGCCTCAAAGAAAAGGGAGTGGATGTAACAGCTAACGTCCATATTGCTCAAGGAAACGCTGCCACCAATGTTCAGATAGTCAGTCAAATGCGAGGTGAAAATCCAGATCTTATTCTTGCAATTGCCACGCCTGGCGCCCAAGCGGCAGCCCAAAAAATAAAAGACTGCCCTATTCTCTTTACTGGAGTGACTGACCCCGTTTCTGCTGGCCTTGTCCATGATTTGAAGAATACACATGGCCGAAATATAACAGGTATGTCCGATTTCAGCCCTATGGATAAACATGTTGCTTTAATCAAAGAGGTTGTTCCAAGTGCTCAATCTGTTGGAGTTATCTACAATGCTGGAGAACCCAATTCTGTCGCATTAGTACAAAAACTGCGTGAAGAAATATTGAAATCACATTTGAAACTCGAAGAGGCGACCATAGCTAATTCAAGTGGCGTTTACCAAGCAGCAAAAAGCCTTGTTGGAAAAACAGATGTTATCTATATTCCAACCGATAACACCGCAATCTCCGCCTTGGAATCTGCTATCAAAGTTTGTAGGCAAAACAAATTACCGCTTATTGTAGGAGATGTAGACTCCGTGGAACGTGGCGCGATTGCCGCTGTTGCAGTCGATTACTACAAAATGGGTTTGCAAACAGGAGATATGGCATATAAAATCCTAGTCGAAGGCATTCAACCAGCTGATATGCCAATTGAATTTCTCAATGATCTTAATTTGCATATTAACAAAACAGCTGCTGCTTCCATGGGGATAACTTTGCCTGATGATCTTATCAAACGAGCATCCAAAGTTATTCAATAA
- a CDS encoding ABC transporter permease: MTSYALFGAIEQGFAYGLMVIGVYLTFRVLDFPDLTVDGSLPLGAAVSAVAITSGYSPVLAILLAACAGFIAGSITGILNTKFKILHLLSSILTMIALYSINLRIMGRPNMTLLGQDTIVDWFIETTGLLPHLSTPALFFIICACAVTLLIWFLHTEQGLIFLATGDNKQMITSQGVNTDNVIIFGVGLSNALVAISGALVAQNQGAADVNMGVGTIIAGLASVIIGETIFGDKTISRALIAALLGSVLYRIAIALALGLKLGDFAITPSDLNLITALLVIIALVMPRVKQKFMARS; this comes from the coding sequence ATGACAAGTTATGCACTGTTCGGGGCTATTGAACAGGGTTTTGCCTACGGACTTATGGTTATTGGAGTTTATCTCACCTTCAGAGTCCTCGACTTTCCAGATTTGACGGTTGATGGAAGTTTGCCTCTCGGGGCGGCTGTATCTGCTGTAGCCATCACATCAGGTTATTCTCCCGTACTGGCCATTCTGCTGGCTGCTTGTGCCGGCTTTATTGCAGGATCAATCACAGGAATATTGAATACAAAATTCAAAATACTTCATCTTCTTTCGTCCATCCTGACCATGATAGCACTCTACTCTATCAATCTTCGCATCATGGGGCGTCCTAATATGACCTTGCTTGGGCAAGATACTATCGTGGATTGGTTTATCGAAACCACAGGGTTGCTTCCGCATCTATCGACACCGGCATTATTTTTTATCATCTGTGCCTGTGCTGTGACTCTTTTAATATGGTTCCTTCACACAGAACAGGGATTAATTTTTCTTGCTACAGGCGACAACAAGCAAATGATTACAAGTCAAGGTGTCAACACTGACAACGTCATTATTTTTGGTGTTGGCCTTTCAAATGCTCTTGTCGCAATATCGGGTGCTCTTGTCGCACAAAATCAAGGAGCGGCTGACGTCAATATGGGGGTGGGGACAATCATTGCAGGACTCGCTTCCGTTATAATCGGTGAGACCATTTTTGGAGATAAGACAATATCACGAGCCCTTATCGCAGCTCTTCTGGGATCAGTACTCTACAGGATAGCTATCGCACTTGCTTTGGGACTAAAACTTGGAGACTTTGCAATTACACCAAGTGATTTGAATCTTATTACAGCATTGCTCGTAATTATTGCACTCGTCATGCCCAGAGTGAAGCAAAAGTTCATGGCCAGGAGCTAG
- a CDS encoding ABC transporter ATP-binding protein, protein MINISKINKAFHRGDVNEVTALNEVSLKVNKGDFVTIIGSNGAGKSTFLNAIAGSFTLDTGTITLAEHDITKWAEHKRASLIGRVFQDPLLGTCAGATIEQNLAMALKRGQRRGLRFGVKKKDREFFQEKLSVLKLGLEERLKTQTGLLSGGQRQALTMLMATLVRPHLLLLDEHTAALDPKTGGMILDLTEEIVSSLNLTALMVTHNMNQAITMGNRLIMFHRGEIVLDISGDEKKNLKVEDLLLRFSQLRGEAEISDRMLLC, encoded by the coding sequence ATGATCAATATTTCAAAAATAAATAAAGCCTTCCACCGAGGCGATGTTAATGAAGTGACTGCATTGAATGAAGTCAGCCTTAAGGTCAATAAAGGGGACTTTGTTACCATTATTGGTTCAAACGGAGCAGGTAAATCTACGTTTCTCAACGCGATTGCTGGCTCTTTTACACTTGACACTGGGACTATAACACTGGCGGAACATGATATAACAAAATGGGCAGAGCATAAACGGGCATCGCTCATAGGACGAGTATTTCAGGACCCTCTTCTTGGAACTTGTGCCGGAGCAACGATAGAACAAAATTTAGCCATGGCCCTCAAGCGAGGGCAACGCCGAGGGTTGCGTTTTGGCGTCAAAAAAAAGGACCGTGAGTTCTTTCAGGAAAAACTCTCTGTTCTCAAGTTGGGGCTTGAAGAGAGACTCAAAACGCAAACAGGTCTTCTGTCTGGAGGGCAAAGACAAGCGTTAACAATGCTTATGGCTACCCTTGTCCGCCCACACCTTTTATTACTCGATGAACATACGGCAGCCCTAGACCCAAAAACGGGTGGCATGATTCTCGATTTAACAGAAGAAATAGTTTCATCTCTCAACCTGACAGCCTTAATGGTCACTCATAATATGAACCAGGCCATCACAATGGGAAATAGACTAATTATGTTTCATCGCGGTGAAATTGTTCTTGATATTTCCGGTGATGAGAAAAAAAATCTCAAGGTCGAAGATCTTCTGCTGCGGTTTTCACAGCTGCGTGGTGAAGCAGAAATTTCCGACCGCATGTTATTGTGCTAG
- the ndk gene encoding nucleoside-diphosphate kinase: MAIEKTFSIIKPDAVERGLIAEILKMITDTGLKVKAMKLIHMDRPQAEGFYAVHKERPFFNELVEYMISGPVVVSCLEGENAIEKYRTLMGSTNPADAAEGTIRAAYGIDIQNNSCHGSDGPDTAKIEVAYFFNDDELVG; encoded by the coding sequence ATGGCAATCGAAAAAACTTTTTCCATCATTAAACCAGATGCAGTTGAGCGTGGACTTATCGCTGAGATTCTTAAGATGATCACTGATACCGGACTGAAGGTCAAAGCTATGAAATTGATTCACATGGATCGCCCGCAAGCTGAAGGATTTTATGCAGTTCACAAGGAACGCCCTTTCTTCAATGAATTGGTTGAATATATGATCTCTGGCCCAGTTGTTGTGAGCTGCCTTGAAGGTGAAAATGCTATTGAAAAGTATCGTACCTTAATGGGATCGACTAATCCAGCTGATGCGGCTGAAGGAACTATTCGAGCGGCTTACGGCATAGATATTCAAAACAATTCATGCCATGGCTCAGATGGTCCGGATACGGCTAAAATAGAGGTAGCCTATTTCTTTAACGATGATGAATTGGTGGGATAA
- the proC gene encoding pyrroline-5-carboxylate reductase: MTKRIGFIGVGNMGTAIIRGLGTRNDLELHGVDHNETRLGELGKEFGLSSQASAQELAQVCDIIVISVKPQHAESVVKRITPELNSSKCLISICAGIAQAQLKKWSDSLCPIVRVMPNTPALVNKGVSAVCLEDSDLTEEMKKLIPSVFEGIGQVHILPEKQFDAFTGVIGSGPAYVFYFMEAMVEAGVALGLTRIQATEMVKGLFTGSATLANESSFSVTQLREMVTSPAGTTIRALMHFDRQSVRGDIMDGIFESYKRSKELGK, translated from the coding sequence ATGACTAAACGAATCGGGTTCATTGGTGTCGGGAATATGGGAACAGCCATTATCCGGGGTTTGGGCACTCGCAATGATTTAGAATTGCATGGTGTGGACCACAATGAAACCAGACTCGGAGAATTGGGAAAAGAGTTTGGGCTGAGCTCTCAAGCGTCTGCACAAGAATTAGCCCAAGTATGCGATATAATCGTCATTTCGGTAAAACCTCAGCACGCAGAGTCTGTGGTAAAAAGAATTACTCCAGAACTGAATAGTTCCAAATGTCTTATTTCCATCTGTGCAGGTATCGCTCAAGCACAGTTAAAAAAATGGTCCGACTCTTTGTGCCCGATCGTTCGTGTCATGCCAAACACTCCCGCTCTTGTTAATAAAGGAGTTTCAGCAGTTTGCCTGGAAGATTCAGACCTGACTGAAGAAATGAAAAAGCTCATACCTTCTGTGTTTGAGGGGATAGGTCAAGTCCACATCCTCCCAGAAAAACAGTTTGATGCTTTCACCGGTGTTATTGGTTCTGGTCCGGCATATGTTTTCTATTTTATGGAAGCAATGGTCGAAGCCGGAGTGGCGCTTGGCCTAACCAGAATACAGGCAACAGAAATGGTAAAAGGCCTCTTTACAGGCTCTGCCACTCTAGCCAATGAAAGCTCCTTCTCTGTGACTCAACTTCGCGAGATGGTAACCTCACCAGCAGGAACAACTATCAGGGCTCTAATGCATTTTGATAGACAATCTGTTCGTGGTGATATTATGGATGGAATTTTTGAGTCATATAAACGAAGTAAAGAATTGGGAAAATAA
- the cbiB gene encoding adenosylcobinamide-phosphate synthase CbiB: MTLGTILVTFSVPLLAVLADSVLGDPQNFPHPVRLIGKILNSLEKLIRRVELDLYIAGWVTLLLLTLGAWSLVAFLTALPYLGFLLSIYLSYAGLALGCLVQESRKVVHQLEIGDLNGARKELSMLVSRDTTTLDEDGIRQTLAETLSENLNDGFVAPLFYLTLLGPEGLWVYKVVSTMDSMWGYKTEKYRILGYAAAKIDDILAFFPARITAYSLLMIGRLRKLQSVQAVQSFPSDARKMESPNAGWPMAATAWLLGGQMGGRTVYFGEIKEKPILGPRGQKWTKEMISELFLISKSTGYLVSCLFIVILPWLRFLL, encoded by the coding sequence GTGACTCTGGGAACAATTTTAGTAACATTTTCGGTTCCACTTCTAGCAGTTCTTGCTGATTCTGTTTTGGGTGATCCTCAAAATTTTCCACACCCGGTTCGACTGATAGGCAAGATATTGAATTCTTTAGAAAAACTAATACGACGTGTAGAGCTTGATTTGTATATTGCGGGATGGGTAACACTACTTTTACTCACTCTTGGAGCTTGGAGCCTCGTTGCTTTTCTTACAGCACTTCCGTATCTTGGATTTTTGTTATCTATTTATCTGAGTTATGCAGGCTTGGCATTGGGATGTTTAGTTCAAGAAAGTCGAAAAGTTGTTCATCAACTTGAGATTGGAGACTTGAATGGTGCAAGAAAAGAACTGTCGATGTTGGTAAGCCGCGATACGACTACGCTCGATGAAGATGGAATTCGCCAGACTCTTGCAGAGACTTTGAGTGAAAATCTGAATGATGGTTTCGTCGCTCCTTTATTTTATCTCACCCTTCTTGGCCCTGAAGGACTCTGGGTATACAAGGTTGTCAGTACCATGGATTCAATGTGGGGGTACAAGACTGAAAAATATAGGATCCTTGGATACGCCGCAGCTAAAATAGACGATATTCTTGCTTTCTTTCCTGCACGGATAACTGCTTATAGCTTGTTAATGATAGGGAGACTGAGGAAATTACAGTCTGTTCAGGCTGTGCAGTCTTTTCCTTCAGATGCTAGAAAAATGGAAAGCCCCAATGCAGGGTGGCCAATGGCAGCCACGGCTTGGTTATTAGGTGGTCAAATGGGGGGGAGAACCGTTTATTTTGGAGAGATAAAAGAAAAACCTATCCTTGGGCCGAGAGGACAGAAGTGGACAAAAGAAATGATTAGCGAATTGTTTCTTATCAGTAAATCAACGGGCTATCTCGTCTCTTGTCTTTTTATTGTCATACTACCCTGGCTACGATTCCTTTTATAA